A DNA window from Ipomoea triloba cultivar NCNSP0323 chromosome 10, ASM357664v1 contains the following coding sequences:
- the LOC116031786 gene encoding transmembrane emp24 domain-containing protein p24delta3-like, with translation MMVENAASLRGWAMWALPFMALCVWLEKGEAIWLNLPGSGTKCVSEEIHNNVVVLADYVVISDDHVHPTPTISVKVTSPYGNTLHANENVTHGQFAFTTTEAGNYLACFWVDGHNPGGGGLSVNLDWKTGIAAKDWESVARKEKIEGIELELRKLEGAVEAIHENLLYLKTREAEMRTVSETTNSRVAWFSIMSLGVCIGVSFLQILHLKQFFQKKKLI, from the exons ATGATGGTGGAAAATGCTGCGAGCCTGCGCGGATGGGCGATGTGGGCACTGCCATTCATGGCGTTGTGTGTGTGGTTAGAGAAGGGCGAGGCCATATGGTTAAATCTGCCTGGGAGCGGCACCAAATGCGTCTCGGAGGAAATCCACAACAACGTCGTCGTTTTGGCCGACTACGTCGTCATTTCCGACGATCACGTCCACCCTACTCCCACCATCTCCGTCAAG GTAACATCACCATATGGAAACACCCTTCATGCAAATGAGAATGTGACACATGGCCAGTTTGCATTCACAACTACTGAGGCCGGCAACTATCTAGCATGTTTCTGGGTTGATGGTCATAACCCTGGTGGTGGGGGTTTAAGTGTTAACCTCGATTGGAAAACTGGAATTGCTGCAAAAGACTGGGAATCAGTTGCGAGAAAGGAGAAAATAGAG GGCATTGAACTTGAGTTGAGAAAGCTCGAAGGTGCAGTCGAGGCCATCCATGAAAATCTACTATACTTAAAGACCAG AGAAGCAGAGATGCGGACAGTGAGCGAAACGACAAATTCTCGAGTGGCTTGGTTCAGTATCATGTCCTTGGGCGTCTGCATTGGGGTTTCGTTTCTGCAAATATTGCATTTGAAGCAATTTTTCCAAAAGAAGAAGCTGATTTAG